The Streptomyces collinus DNA segment AACCCGCTCCGCGAAGGGACCTGCCCCTCCGGGCCCGGCGCCGGCGTGACATGATCATCGCCATACGCAGAGAGGGAGGGTGCGGCATGTCCGCGACGCCGAACGCACGGGTCCCCTGCCGCATCGTCGTCTGCCGGGACTGCTGCTGCGGCACCCGCAAGATCAGAGGCGTCGATCACGCCGCCCAGACCGAACGCCTGCGCGAGGCGGCGCCGGTGCGCGTCTCCGACTGCCTCGACGTCTGCGACCAGGCCAACGTCGTCGTCGTCCAGCCCTCGGCGGCGGGCCGGGCCGCCGGAGCCCGGCCGGTGTGGCTCGGACTGGTCAACGACCCGGCCGCCACCGAGGACGTCGTCTCCTGGGTGCGCGAGGGCGGCCCCGGCGTCGCGCCGCTGCCCGACATCCTCGGCCTGTACGTGTTCAAGCCGCCCGGGCGACGCCGCCCGGGCGGCTCATGACCGGGCCGGCACGCACAGCACGGGCACGGTCGACAGGTGCAGCAGCTTGTGCGGTGTGGAGCCCAGCAGCGCGCCCCGCACCGGGCTCTCGCCCCACGTGCCCACCACGATGACCCTGGCGCCGTGCCGGGCCGCCGCCTCGATCAGCGCCTGCGCGGGCCGCTCGTCGATGAGCTCCACCGACGTCCGCACACCGGCCTCGTCGGCCACCCGGACCGCGTGGGAGAGCGCGGTGCTGCCGGCCTCGCGGACGGCCTCGTGATGAGCGCCGTACTCCTCGCCCGTGACGCCGGGGACGGCGACGCCGTGGACGATCACCAGCGGCTCGTCGTACGCGGTCGCCACCTCGATGGCGACACGCAGCGCGCTCAGGGCGCCCGGGGACTCGTCGTAGCCGAGGACCACCGACATGTTCAGGACTCCTTGCCGTCGACGAGGTCCGGGTCGACCACGCTCGGGTGCTCCGACCAGAAGGCGGGCGCCAGCAGCCGCCACACGAGCATGAGGACCACGCCCGTCACCGCGATGCCGATGCCGATGACGAGGGGCGGACCGATGCCGAACCACGAGACGCCGCTGTAGGAGTTCTCGGGGTCGGACATGTCCGCCACGGATTCCACCAGCAGCCACGCCAGCAGCCCCGCGCCGATCAGCGGGCCGAGGCCGATCAGGAAGAAGTTGCGGGCGCTGCGGGTCAGCTGGCGACGGTAGTAGACCGCGCAGGCCAGGCCCGTGAGCGCGTAGTAGAAGGCGATCAGCAGCGACAGGGCGGTGAGGGAGTCGAAGAGGGCGTTCTCGCTGACGTGGTAGAGGACGAGGTACCAGGCGATGGCGATGCCGGCGACCCACCAGGTGCTCACGTCCGGGGTGCGGAACCGCGGGTGGATACGGCCGAAGTGCGCGGGCAGCGCGTGCCGGCGTGCCATGGACAGGCCCGTGCGCGACGCCGGGATGATCGTCGTCTGCGTGGACGCGAGCGCCGACGTCGAGACGGCGAGGAGGACGACCCAGTCCCAGCCGCCCATCACCTCTTCGGCGAGCAGGGCGAAGATGAACTCCTCCTCCGCCGCGTTCTCGGCGAGGTAGTCCGTTCCGGCGTAGGCCACGACCGCGAAGGCGACCGCGAGGTAGGTCACCAGCAGCAGCACGGTCGACCAGACGGCCGCCCTGCCGGGGGCGGTGGCCGAGTCCTCGACCTCCTCGGTGAGGTTGACCGCGGACTCCCATCCCCAGTAGATGAACACACCCAGCAGCAGGGACGCGGTCAGTGACGCCCCGCCGGCTCCGAACGGGTCGAGCCAGCCGAACTCCGGGTCGACGGCGTCGAGGGTGCCGGTGTCGGCGTAGACGCGGTAGAGCGCCACCACGGCGAAGGCCAGCAGACAGGCCACCTGGGCCAGGATCAGGACGTTCTGCACCTTGGCCGACACCTCGGTGCCGATCACGCAGACGGCCGTCATCACCAGGATGAGCAGCACCGTCAGCACCTGGCGCACCGCGTCGTTGTCGGCCCAGCCGTCCAGGCCCACGGCGAGCAGGAAGAACGTCACGGCCACGTCCGCGAGCGACCCGACGACCAGGACACCCGTCATCGCGATGGCCCAGCCGCCCAGCCAGCCCGCCCACGGCCCCATGGCCCGGGTGACCCAGGAGAACGTCGTGCCGCAGTCCTGGTCGACCTTGTTGAGGTAGTAGAACGCCGATGCGATCAGCAGCATGGGCACGAACGACGCGAGCATCACCCCGGGGGCGTAGATGCCCACCAGCGCCACGATCGGGCCGATGACCGCCGCCACGGAGTACGCGGGGGAGGTCGCGTTGAGCCCGATGACCAGGGCGTCGAGGAACCCGATCGCATTGGGTTTCAGACTCGCCTCCGGGGGCGGGCCCGGGTCCGCGATGTCCTTGGCCATGCTCCCTCGCTCCCATTGCATGTACATCCACACAATAGGAAATTTCGGGGCACTTTAACTATTGATGCCCCTTTCAGGCGTCATGTCGCTTTCCGGCCGCGAACCAGCAGGTGCAGGAAGTAGGGCGTGCCGATCACCGCCGTCATCAGGCCGGCGCCCAGCTGGGCAGGGGCGATGACGGTCCGGCCGATCAGATCGGCGGTGCACACCAGCGCCGCGCCGAGCAGGACGGCGACCGGTACGACCCGCCCGTGCCGCCGGCCCACCAGGGCACGGGCCGCGTGCGGAGCCACCAGGCCCACGAAGCCGATCGTGCCGGCCGAGGCGACGGCGGTCGCGGCGAGCAGCACCCCCGTCACCAGCAAGCCCAGCCTGGCCCGCGGCAGTCCGAGGCCGAGCAGCCGTGGGGTGTCCTCGTCCAGGGAGACGAGGTCCAGCTCAGTGCGCCGGGCGAACGCGACGGCCAGGCCCAGGGCCAGGACGAGCGCGACGGGCACGACGTCGGTCATGGTCCGCCCGTAGGTGGAACCGGACAGCCAGGTCAGCGCCTTGGTGGCGTTGAACGGGTCGGTGAGCACGATGAGCAGGCTGATCAGGGCCGTGGAACCGGCCGCCATGCCGATGCCGACGAGGACCAGCCGGTTCTGCCGGTAACCGCCCCGGGCGGACAGGCCGAAGACGATGGCCGAGGCCAGCGCCGCGCCCCCGAAGGCCGCACCGGCGACCCCCCAGGAACCGGCCGCGGGCACGGTGGTGACCAGCAGGACGGCACCCAGCGCGGCACCGCCGGAGACGCCCAGCACGCCGGGCTCCGCCAGGGGGTTGCGGGTCACGGCCTGCACCAGCGTGCCGGCCAGGGCGAGCGCCGCGCCCGCGCACAGCGCCGCGAGCACCCGCGGCACGCGGGTGTCCAGGACGAACGAGACGGTCTGCCCGGCCCGTCCCTGCACCCAGTTGGCGACATCGCCGAGCAGGAGTTTGCTGTCGCCCAACAGAACGCCGGCCAGCGTGACGCCGACGACCGCCGCGGCGAGTGCGGCCACGGTGACGAGGAACGCCGTCCGGCTCGGGATGCGCAGCCGGTCCGGCGCGTCGGCCCCGGCGGTGTCCTTGAGGCGCAGGGCCGTCACCACCAGGAAGACGGCACCGACCAGGCTGGTGACGATGCCCGTGGGGACGGCGACCGCCGTGTCCGCGGGGATGAGGGTCCGCAGCAGCACGTCCGACCCGAGCACCAGCGCCGCACCGGCCAGACCGGCCACGGGCAGGACCGCCCGGGCCCGGACGAACCCCCGGAACCGGCGGGCGAGCGGACGGACCAGCGCCGGGGCGCACAGGCCGACGAAGCCGATGGGCCCGGCGAGCGTGACGGCCGCGGCGGACAGCAGCGCCGCCAGGACCACCACCGTGACCCGGGTGGCCCGCACGGGGACGCCGAGACCGCGCGCCGCGTCGTCCCCGAGGGCGAGCGCGTCGACCCGGCGGGCGACCAGCAGCAGCCCCGCGAGCCCCACCAGGGCGACGGGCAGCATCTGCAGGACGCCGTCGAAGCCGTTCTGGCTGATGCTGCCCTGGTTCCACTGGTAGAGGCCCTCCGTCTGCTGCGGGAACAGCAGGAGCAGCCCTTCGGTGACGGAGTTCAGGCCCAGTGCGAGCGCGGTGCCGGCGAGGACCAGCCGCACGGTGCCCGTGCCGAGGCCGGACAGCGCGAGGACGACGGCGGCCGCCGCCAGCCCGCCCGCGAAGGCCACGCCGGAGGAGGCGAGCAGGGGCAGCGAGACGCCGGTCGCGCCGACCAGCCCCAGGGCCAGGTACGAACCGGCGTTCACCGCCAGGGTGTCGGGCGAGGCGAGCACGTTGCGGCTGACGGCCTGCAGGACCGCGCCCGCGATGCCGAGGACGACGCCGACCAGGATGCCGGCGGTCATCCGCGGCAGCCGGGAGGCGATCACGACGGACGCGTCGCCCGGATCGGCCTGCCCGGTCAGGGCCTTGAAGACCTGGCCGGGTCCGACGGAGGCCGTGCCCTGGGTGATGTCGACGACCGCGAGGGCGGCGACCAGGAGGACGAGCCCGGCCGTCACCGCGGCCGCACCCGTCCGGGACGCGGCCGCCGGCGGACGGGCGACGGAGGGGGCTTCGGTGACGGCCATGGCCTCGCTACTTCTTCAGCGCGCCGACGACGGCGTCGACGTACGCCTCCATCGACTCGGGACCGCCGAACATCCAGATGCCGTCGGGCAGCCGGTGCACCCGGTCCGCCTTCACGAACGGCAGGGAGGTCCACACGGCGTTCTTCTTCAGCTGCCCGGAGAACGGGTTGCTGGACTTGTCGCCGTCGTTGCCGATGTAGGCGAACTGCACGCCCTTCGGCAGGGCGGTCAGGCCCTCGACGTCGGTGGTGCCGAGGCCGTAGGCCGGGTCGCCCTTGACCTTCCAGGCGTTCTTCAGGCCGAGCCGCTCGTTGACGGCGCCGATGAGGGAGCCGCTGGTGTAGGGGCGCAGGGAGACCTGGTTCGACGTCACATAACCGTCGGAGAAGGCGATGCCGGTGCCGGCGAGCTTCGCGTCGGCGAGGGTCTTCTTGCCCTCGGCGATCTTGGCCTCGAAGCTCTTGCGCGCGGCCTCGGCCTTGTCGGTGGTGCCGGTGGCCTTGGCGATGAGGTCGAGGTTGGTGAACATCTGCCCGATCTGGTCGGAGGCGTCCGCCGACTTGATCTCCAGGACCGGGGCGATCTTCCGCAGCTGCTTCACGGCCGCGTCCGGCAGGTCGGAGCTGGCCACGATCAGGTCGGGGGAGAGCGAGGCGATGGTGTCCATGCTCGGCTCGCCGCGCGTGCCGATGTCCTTCGGCTCGTTCTTCAGCGGGACGGCGGTGTCCCAGGTCTTGTAGCCCTTGACGTCGGCGACGCCCACCGGGTCGACGCCGAGGGTGATGAGGCTCTCGACCTCGTTCCACTCGGTGGCGACGACCTTCTTGGCCGGACCGTCCAGCTTCACCTTCGCGCCGGTGGAGTCGGTGAGGCTGATGGCCTCGGAGGTCTTCTT contains these protein-coding regions:
- a CDS encoding (2Fe-2S) ferredoxin domain-containing protein, translated to MSATPNARVPCRIVVCRDCCCGTRKIRGVDHAAQTERLREAAPVRVSDCLDVCDQANVVVVQPSAAGRAAGARPVWLGLVNDPAATEDVVSWVREGGPGVAPLPDILGLYVFKPPGRRRPGGS
- a CDS encoding universal stress protein, translated to MSVVLGYDESPGALSALRVAIEVATAYDEPLVIVHGVAVPGVTGEEYGAHHEAVREAGSTALSHAVRVADEAGVRTSVELIDERPAQALIEAAARHGARVIVVGTWGESPVRGALLGSTPHKLLHLSTVPVLCVPARS
- a CDS encoding APC family permease; protein product: MAKDIADPGPPPEASLKPNAIGFLDALVIGLNATSPAYSVAAVIGPIVALVGIYAPGVMLASFVPMLLIASAFYYLNKVDQDCGTTFSWVTRAMGPWAGWLGGWAIAMTGVLVVGSLADVAVTFFLLAVGLDGWADNDAVRQVLTVLLILVMTAVCVIGTEVSAKVQNVLILAQVACLLAFAVVALYRVYADTGTLDAVDPEFGWLDPFGAGGASLTASLLLGVFIYWGWESAVNLTEEVEDSATAPGRAAVWSTVLLLVTYLAVAFAVVAYAGTDYLAENAAEEEFIFALLAEEVMGGWDWVVLLAVSTSALASTQTTIIPASRTGLSMARRHALPAHFGRIHPRFRTPDVSTWWVAGIAIAWYLVLYHVSENALFDSLTALSLLIAFYYALTGLACAVYYRRQLTRSARNFFLIGLGPLIGAGLLAWLLVESVADMSDPENSYSGVSWFGIGPPLVIGIGIAVTGVVLMLVWRLLAPAFWSEHPSVVDPDLVDGKES
- a CDS encoding iron ABC transporter permease, producing the protein MAVTEAPSVARPPAAASRTGAAAVTAGLVLLVAALAVVDITQGTASVGPGQVFKALTGQADPGDASVVIASRLPRMTAGILVGVVLGIAGAVLQAVSRNVLASPDTLAVNAGSYLALGLVGATGVSLPLLASSGVAFAGGLAAAAVVLALSGLGTGTVRLVLAGTALALGLNSVTEGLLLLFPQQTEGLYQWNQGSISQNGFDGVLQMLPVALVGLAGLLLVARRVDALALGDDAARGLGVPVRATRVTVVVLAALLSAAAVTLAGPIGFVGLCAPALVRPLARRFRGFVRARAVLPVAGLAGAALVLGSDVLLRTLIPADTAVAVPTGIVTSLVGAVFLVVTALRLKDTAGADAPDRLRIPSRTAFLVTVAALAAAVVGVTLAGVLLGDSKLLLGDVANWVQGRAGQTVSFVLDTRVPRVLAALCAGAALALAGTLVQAVTRNPLAEPGVLGVSGGAALGAVLLVTTVPAAGSWGVAGAAFGGAALASAIVFGLSARGGYRQNRLVLVGIGMAAGSTALISLLIVLTDPFNATKALTWLSGSTYGRTMTDVVPVALVLALGLAVAFARRTELDLVSLDEDTPRLLGLGLPRARLGLLVTGVLLAATAVASAGTIGFVGLVAPHAARALVGRRHGRVVPVAVLLGAALVCTADLIGRTVIAPAQLGAGLMTAVIGTPYFLHLLVRGRKAT
- a CDS encoding ABC transporter substrate-binding protein — protein: MRRLLLTAATTTAAALTLAACGTTEPAADSAKKKTSEAISLTDSTGAKVKLDGPAKKVVATEWNEVESLITLGVDPVGVADVKGYKTWDTAVPLKNEPKDIGTRGEPSMDTIASLSPDLIVASSDLPDAAVKQLRKIAPVLEIKSADASDQIGQMFTNLDLIAKATGTTDKAEAARKSFEAKIAEGKKTLADAKLAGTGIAFSDGYVTSNQVSLRPYTSGSLIGAVNERLGLKNAWKVKGDPAYGLGTTDVEGLTALPKGVQFAYIGNDGDKSSNPFSGQLKKNAVWTSLPFVKADRVHRLPDGIWMFGGPESMEAYVDAVVGALKK